The region GGATATGGAACACCAAGGTTCACCTCCTTGCTTTTTGGGGTTAATGCGCGGTAAACCTCCCGCCTGCGTCAAGGTGCACGGTCGCCGCCGGGAAGAATCAGCTCATTTCTTCGCCGGCTGTTCGGCCAGATTGATATCGAGCCTGGAGACGGGACGGCCGGGAGAGATGGTAATCTGTTTTTCGAACAAGACCTTGGGGGTCGAAAAATTTGTTCTGGCGCTAAGTTGCTCCACTGCCTGCTTGAGTTCGAGCAGGGACTTCGCGGTCTGCTTGAAGCACCGGAAGCTGAAGTATGCGGCGATCGCCGCCAACGGCAGCATTATTAACGAGCAAACTGTCAAAGCAGTCTCCATAATCCTTTCTCCTTTACGGATGGCTGATTGCCGAAAAGTCAAGGCGGCAACTCAAGCCGACACTTTCCTTGTGATTATCATATACACGGCGATAGCAAAAGGTTATAGGCGTCCTGTGTACAGTTCGAACGGCTTCGGTTCGGCTTCCTTGTTTTCCCGTCGGGATATAGGATATAATAGCCCCAGGAGTGATGACTGGGTGAACGACAACGGCAAACAGAAAAAATACCACACGATAACATACGGGTGCCAGATGAACGAGAACGATACCGAGCGCCTGGCCGGGCAGCTCAGAGCACTCGGCTACGAGGAGGCCGACCGCCCGGCCGACGCCGACGTGATTCTGATTAACACTTGCTGTGTCCGCGAGAGCGCCGAGAAAAAGATCCACGGCAAGATCGGCGAACTCAAGCGCCTGAAAGCGGGCAATCCAAACCTCATCATCGGGGTGGCAGGCTGTATGGCCCAGAAGGACCGGGACAAGCTGTTCAAACGCGCCCCCCATATTGACTTCGTCCTCGGCACCCACAATATCCACCAGCTTGGTGGGATAATCGCCGAGATCGGTCAGGCCCGCGGCCGGGTGCTGGCGGTGTGGGACCAGGCCGAGCGACTCGCCCCCGGGGTGCCCACCATTCGTAAAAACAAGATCGCCGCCTGGCTGCCGATAATGTACGGCTGCAACAATTTTTGCACCTACTGCATCGTGCCTTATGTCCGCGGCCGCGAACGCAGCCGTCCGCTCGAGGAAGTGGTGGGGGAGGCGGCCGAGCTCGCCGCCCAAGGGTTCCGTGAGATCACCCTCCTCGGGCAGAACGTCAATTCCTACGGCAAGGATGAAGCAGGTCACGCCGATTTTGCCGACCTGCTGGCCGCCGTCGACGGGGTGGAGGGGATTGCCCGCATCCGTTATATGACGTCCCACCCGCGCGACATGAATGCCAAGGTGATAGATACCATCAGGCGCAGCCGCCACGTCTGCGAGCATTTCCACCTGCCCATCCAGGCCGGCAGCGACGCCGTGCTGCAGGCGATGAACCGCGGCTACACCGCCGCCGCCTACCGCGAGCTGGTCGCCGAGATTCGCGCCGCCGTCCCCGGCGCCAGCCTTACCACCGATATCATTGTCGGCTTCCCCGGAGAGACGGACGAGATGTTCGCCGACACGCTCGCCCTTGTTGAAGAAGTCCGTTTCGACGCTGCGTATACCTTTTTGTACTCCCAGCGCTCCGGCACGCCGGCGGCGACGATGGCCGGGCAGATTCCTCTCGCGGTGAAAAAAGAACGCCTCAAACGCCTCATGGACCTCCAGAACGACATCAGCCTGGACATCAACCGCGGGCTCGTCGGCACCGAGACCGAGGTGCTGGTGGAAGGGGAAAGCAAGAACGACGCGAATAAGATGATGGGACGAACCCGTGCCAATAAGATCGTCATCTGGGACAGGACAGGCAACGAGCAGACGGGAGATCTGGTGACGGTAACCATCGAAACTGCCCAGACCTGGGTCCTGAAGGGAAAACTTGCTTAGACCGCGTACAAAGCCTTCAAAAGCGACGCTTTTCAAAACATCCTTGAAATAGGGCAGAGGAGAGACCGCATGTCAGTCAGCTACACGCCGATGATGGAACAATACCGCGACATCAAGCGCCGCCACCCCGACAGCATTCTCTTTTT is a window of Selenomonadales bacterium 4137-cl DNA encoding:
- the miaB gene encoding tRNA (N6-isopentenyl adenosine(37)-C2)-methylthiotransferase MiaB produces the protein MNDNGKQKKYHTITYGCQMNENDTERLAGQLRALGYEEADRPADADVILINTCCVRESAEKKIHGKIGELKRLKAGNPNLIIGVAGCMAQKDRDKLFKRAPHIDFVLGTHNIHQLGGIIAEIGQARGRVLAVWDQAERLAPGVPTIRKNKIAAWLPIMYGCNNFCTYCIVPYVRGRERSRPLEEVVGEAAELAAQGFREITLLGQNVNSYGKDEAGHADFADLLAAVDGVEGIARIRYMTSHPRDMNAKVIDTIRRSRHVCEHFHLPIQAGSDAVLQAMNRGYTAAAYRELVAEIRAAVPGASLTTDIIVGFPGETDEMFADTLALVEEVRFDAAYTFLYSQRSGTPAATMAGQIPLAVKKERLKRLMDLQNDISLDINRGLVGTETEVLVEGESKNDANKMMGRTRANKIVIWDRTGNEQTGDLVTVTIETAQTWVLKGKLA